The following nucleotide sequence is from Alistipes sp. ZOR0009.
TCTGTGTACGTTTCACTAGTTGCCATTCTAAAGTTGGCTACAGTGGTGTTAGCGTCGATATGCCTCACCTCTGGATCGGCACCAACATTCCCAACTAAAATTACTTTATTGATCATATAAGGTTGATTTTTTTACAGGTTTAAATTACAAATAATTACAATACCTACACATTTCTTTTAAAATATTTTTCAACAGGCTCTGCAGCCAAGTATCCTTCTATCAAACGAGGTGTAGAGTACTCGTGAATTTCATCAAAGTTGATTTGCGAATACGCCTGTTCCAGCACCGGCGAAACAGTAGCAACCTTCACCACTACAAACTGCGCAAATATCTTCTGATGGCTCAACACATACTTTGCAGGAGAAGAGACATGCACAATCTCTGGCATCGTATCACCAAACAAGGAGAGCCAAGACTCATCCTTAACCAGCTCCTCGATCGTTAGCTGCCGCTCCGACTCAACCAGCGGAAACTCATACAACGAATGCCAAATATCGGACTTACTTCGCTTCGAAATAAACGTCTTCCCCCTATTTTCTGGTATTATATAGGTGAAGTAGCGAATGGTTTGCTTTACCTTTTTGCTTTTCACCGGAAGATCATCTACCGTTCTATTCCGAAAAGCGCTGCACATTTCCAGCACAGGGCACTCGTAGCATCGCGGATTTTTGGGCATGCAGAGCGTACCCCCAAAATCCATTATTGCCTGATTGTATATATGCGGACGCTCCACATCGAGCATGCTACTGGCAATAGCCTTCAGCTCCGCCTTCCCTTTACTCGTATCAATTGGCGTTTCGACGCCAAAAACGCGCGCAAAAATACGATAAACATTTCCATCAACCGCCGCAACCGGCTCGCGAAATGCAAATGCCGCTATGGCCGACGCCGTATAATCGCCAATTCCCTTAAGCT
It contains:
- the mutY gene encoding A/G-specific adenine glycosylase; amino-acid sequence: MVFSHILIEWYERNKRDLPWRHTSDPYKIWVSEVILQQTRVAQGLEYYLNFTETFPTVYSLAEADIDRVLKVWQGLGYYTRARNMHATAKYIVDNLGGVFPSSYSGLIQLKGIGDYTASAIAAFAFREPVAAVDGNVYRIFARVFGVETPIDTSKGKAELKAIASSMLDVERPHIYNQAIMDFGGTLCMPKNPRCYECPVLEMCSAFRNRTVDDLPVKSKKVKQTIRYFTYIIPENRGKTFISKRSKSDIWHSLYEFPLVESERQLTIEELVKDESWLSLFGDTMPEIVHVSSPAKYVLSHQKIFAQFVVVKVATVSPVLEQAYSQINFDEIHEYSTPRLIEGYLAAEPVEKYFKRNV